The Streptomyces sp. NBC_00659 genomic interval CGAAGATCACGTCTGGGCGGGCGACGAGCGCGCGGGCGATGGCGACGCGCTGCTGCTGGCCGCCGGAGAGCTGGCCGGGCCGACGCCCGGCCTTGTCGGCGAGCCCGACCTGCGCCAGCATCTGGGCGGCGCGGCGGCGGTCCCGGCGCTGTCCGGCCAGACGCATCGGGAGCAGCACGTTCTCCTCGACGGTGAGGGACGGCAGCAGGTTGAAAGCCTGGAAGACGAAGCCGAGGCGGCTGCGGCGCAGTTCGGTGAGCTGGTTCTCACGCATACGGGTGATCTCCGTGCCGCCGAGGCGCACGGACCCGGCCGACGGCCGGTCGAGGCCGGCGGCGCACTGGAGGAACGTGGACTTGCCGGAGCCGGACGGGCCCATGACCGCGGTGAAGGTACCGCGGGACAGGACGAGATCGACGCCGTCGAGGGCGTGCACGGCGCTCTTGCCGCGGCCGTACTGCCGCCGGACGCCGCACAGTTCGACAGCGGGACCGGACGTGCCCTGAGGCTCCGGCTGG includes:
- a CDS encoding ABC transporter ATP-binding protein; amino-acid sequence: MRLRGNRRRKTDDQPEPQGTSGPAVELCGVRRQYGRGKSAVHALDGVDLVLSRGTFTAVMGPSGSGKSTFLQCAAGLDRPSAGSVRLGGTEITRMRENQLTELRRSRLGFVFQAFNLLPSLTVEENVLLPMRLAGQRRDRRRAAQMLAQVGLADKAGRRPGQLSGGQQQRVAIARALVARPDVIFADEPTGALDSTTAAEVLGLLRHAVDTLGATVVMVTHDPAAAAWADRVLFLVDGVFAGGLDRGSPEQIAARMAALTSRTGAMARAAA